In Streptomyces sp. NBC_00878, a single window of DNA contains:
- a CDS encoding DUF2264 domain-containing protein, whose protein sequence is MTPEDRLLSPYTGWTRTHWEGLADAQLAAVRPYATDRHALLHLPGPASRSGRHSDGLEGFARTFLLAGFRLAHSGDTDPGGHAAWYAEGLAAGTDPRSPEHWPSLRECGQAKVECASVAIALHETRPWIWDRLTDGVRQRIVAWMTDMLCSDVPDNNWVWFRAITSAFLRSVGAPWSASDIYHAIARTEEWYAGDGWYADGGGTDGPLRHFDHYSGWAMQYYPLWYCRISGAAADPALLPRYRARLRRYLEDAQHLVAADGAPLYQGRSLTYRYAMLCALWTGAVFDATPLPAGRTRRLASGVLRHFTEAGCFDGRGLQPLGWHGEFTAIRQPYSGPGSPYWSSKGFAGLVLPAEHPVWAEKEEPLPIETRDVRRTLTAPGWLVSGTAADGIVRVVNHGSDHAFGDGVDAEADDPVYSRLAYASHAAPDSTEASLNDPLDSHIALLDAEGRPSHRRPLTRLYLGVRTAVSRHRAHWPLGPVPAPYAHDPAPGFRPGPWVTTASVLNGPLEVRLVRVDGPVREPLRLRLGGYCLADAEPPLTHEATGPAAWVRRSTALSSTVVGLRGFDQAGIATARDANAFGPYSATPWLATAAEVEPGTVYAALVCLSGVVEGPGAAEAVRLEVSYDRDGTALASVTWPDGTEDTVRLEPPS, encoded by the coding sequence TTGACACCGGAAGACCGGCTCCTCTCCCCGTACACCGGCTGGACGCGTACGCACTGGGAGGGGCTGGCCGACGCGCAGCTGGCCGCCGTCCGCCCGTACGCCACCGACCGGCACGCCCTGCTGCACCTGCCCGGCCCCGCCAGCCGCTCGGGCCGGCACAGCGACGGACTCGAAGGGTTCGCCCGCACCTTCCTCCTCGCCGGCTTCCGCCTGGCACACTCCGGGGACACCGATCCGGGCGGCCATGCCGCGTGGTACGCCGAGGGCCTGGCCGCCGGCACCGACCCGCGCTCGCCGGAGCACTGGCCGAGCCTGCGTGAGTGCGGGCAGGCCAAGGTGGAGTGCGCGTCGGTGGCGATCGCGCTGCACGAGACACGGCCGTGGATCTGGGACCGGCTGACCGACGGCGTACGGCAGCGGATCGTCGCCTGGATGACGGACATGCTCTGCAGCGACGTCCCCGACAACAACTGGGTCTGGTTCCGGGCAATCACGTCGGCGTTCCTGCGCTCGGTCGGCGCGCCGTGGAGCGCGTCCGACATCTACCACGCGATCGCGCGGACGGAGGAGTGGTACGCGGGCGACGGCTGGTACGCCGACGGGGGCGGCACGGACGGCCCGTTGCGGCACTTCGACCACTACTCGGGCTGGGCCATGCAGTACTACCCGCTGTGGTACTGCCGCATCTCCGGCGCCGCCGCCGACCCCGCCCTCCTCCCCCGCTACCGCGCCCGGCTGCGCCGCTACCTCGAAGACGCCCAGCACCTGGTGGCGGCCGACGGCGCCCCGCTGTACCAGGGCCGCTCCCTCACGTACCGCTACGCGATGCTCTGCGCCCTGTGGACCGGCGCGGTCTTCGACGCCACTCCCCTGCCTGCGGGCCGCACCCGCCGACTGGCCAGCGGCGTGCTGCGGCACTTCACCGAGGCCGGCTGCTTCGACGGGCGCGGGCTCCAACCGCTGGGCTGGCACGGGGAGTTCACGGCCATCCGGCAGCCGTACTCGGGGCCCGGCTCGCCGTACTGGTCGAGCAAGGGCTTCGCCGGACTGGTGCTGCCGGCCGAGCACCCGGTGTGGGCCGAGAAAGAGGAGCCGCTGCCGATCGAGACCCGTGACGTGCGGCGGACGCTGACCGCCCCGGGCTGGCTCGTCTCCGGCACGGCCGCGGACGGGATCGTACGCGTCGTCAACCACGGCAGCGACCACGCGTTCGGTGACGGCGTCGACGCCGAGGCGGACGACCCGGTCTACAGCCGCCTCGCGTACGCCTCCCACGCCGCCCCCGACAGCACGGAGGCGAGCCTGAACGACCCGCTCGACTCGCACATCGCCCTGCTCGACGCCGAGGGGCGCCCGTCCCACCGCCGCCCGCTGACCCGGCTGTACCTCGGTGTGCGCACCGCCGTCTCCCGCCACCGCGCCCACTGGCCGTTGGGCCCCGTACCCGCTCCGTACGCCCACGACCCCGCACCCGGCTTCCGCCCAGGTCCGTGGGTCACGACGGCGTCCGTGCTGAACGGACCGCTGGAGGTCCGGCTCGTCCGGGTCGACGGCCCGGTGCGGGAGCCGTTGCGGCTGCGGCTCGGCGGCTACTGCCTGGCCGACGCGGAGCCGCCGTTAACGCACGAAGCAACCGGGCCGGCCGCATGGGTTCGTCGTTCAACCGCCTTGTCCAGCACGGTGGTTGGGTTGCGCGGCTTCGACCAGGCAGGCATCGCCACCGCGCGGGACGCCAACGCTTTCGGCCCGTACTCGGCAACGCCCTGGCTCGCCACGGCGGCAGAGGTCGAACCGGGCACGGTGTACGCCGCGTTGGTCTGTCTCTCGGGAGTGGTCGAGGGGCCGGGCGCCGCCGAAGCCGTACGCCTGGAGGTCTCCTACGACCGCGACGGCACCGCGCTCGCCTCGGTCACGTGGCCCGACGGCACGGAGGACACCGTCCGCCTGGAGCCGCCGAGTTGA